A single Bos mutus isolate GX-2022 chromosome 16, NWIPB_WYAK_1.1, whole genome shotgun sequence DNA region contains:
- the TNFSF18 gene encoding tumor necrosis factor ligand superfamily member 18: MSLSHMENMPLSHSSLQGAQRPSWKQWLLYSTVIIVLLLCSFSALIFTFLPLKTAQGPCVAKFGPLPSKWQMPSPEPSCVNKTADWRLKILQNGLYLIYGQVAPNTAYKGRAPFEVQLRKNEDPIQALTNNSMIQNVGGAYEFHAGDVIDLIFNAEHQVLKNKTYWGIFLLTNPQFIS; the protein is encoded by the exons ATGAGTTTGAGCCACATGGAGAATATGCCTTTAAGCCATTCAAGTCTTCAAGGAGCACAGAGACCATCCTGGAAACAATGGCTCCTCTACTCAACAGTAATTATTGTGCTATTGCTTTGCTCCTTCAGTGCACTAATCTTTACTTTTCTTCCACTCAAG ACTGCCCAAGGACCCTGTGTAGCGAAGTTTG GACCATTACCTTCAAAATGGCAAATGCCTTCTCCTGAGCCTTCTTGTGTGAATAAGACAGCTGACTGGAGGCTGAAGATACTTCAGAATGGTTTGTACTTAATTTATGGCCAAGTGGCTCCCAATACAGCCTACAAGGGACGAGCTCCTTTCGAGGTGCAGCTGCGTAAGAATGAAGACCCCATACAAGCTCTAACCAACAACTCTATGATCCAGAATGTAGGAGGGGCTTACGAATTCCACGCTGGAGATGTAATAGACTTGATATTCAATGCTGAGCATCAGGTTCTGAAAAATAAGACATACTGGGGGATCTTTTTACTTACAAATCCCCAATTCATCTCCTAG